From Acidimicrobiales bacterium:
GAGGCCGCCCCTGGTGATGTCGCGGATGCACCGCACGCCCTGGCAGGAATCGAGCAGCGAGGCGATGGCGTGGTTCAGCACGGCGCAGTCGCTGTGCACGCGATCCTCGAAGCCGAGGCCCTCTCGGAGAGAGAGGATGTGGATGCTGTGGTCACCGAGGTACCCGGTGACGATCACGCGGTCGCCCGGCCGCAGCGACCGGCTGGAGAGATGGACGGGTCGCTCGAGCGCGCCCACCCCGGTCGTCGTGATGAAGATGCCGTCCGCCTCGCCCCGGCGCACGACCTTCGTGTCGCCCGCGACGATCTTCACGCCGGCCGCCCGAGCCGCGTCGCGCACCGACTCGAGGACCCGGCGGAGTTCGAGGAGCGGAAAGCCCTCTTCGAGCACGACGGCGAGCGTGAGGTAGAGGGGGCGGGCCCCGCTCACGGCGAGGTCGTTGACCGTGCCTGCGACGGCGATCTTGCCGATGTCGCCGTTGCTGAAGAACACGGGATCGACGACGAAGGAGTCCGTCGTGATCGCAATCCTCGACGTCGGCACGTCGACGAGCGCGCTGTCCTCCATCTCGCCCACGTAGGTGTCGCCGAGAGTGGCAGCGATCGTGCCGGTGATCAGCTCCTGGCTCAGCCCACCTCCGGCGCCGTGGTCGAGGACGACCTTGTCGGACACCGGGGCCCTCAGC
This genomic window contains:
- the hypE gene encoding hydrogenase expression/formation protein HypE, whose protein sequence is MSDKVVLDHGAGGGLSQELITGTIAATLGDTYVGEMEDSALVDVPTSRIAITTDSFVVDPVFFSNGDIGKIAVAGTVNDLAVSGARPLYLTLAVVLEEGFPLLELRRVLESVRDAARAAGVKIVAGDTKVVRRGEADGIFITTTGVGALERPVHLSSRSLRPGDRVIVTGYLGDHSIHILSLREGLGFEDRVHSDCAVLNHAIASLLDSCQGVRCIRDITRGGLGTVLNEFAAASACTIQLCEADLPIRPETAMAADMLGVDVMYLANEGNLCVVVDGSTVDDALAALHRHEETARAAVVGEVAHGSAGEVYLTERSGRRRTVDLLYGAQLPRLC